The genome window CTGATCTCTGCCATATAAGCTACGCGGGCAGCTGGCTCAGCTGGCAGAAGATTCGAATGTCGATAACGCTCATCTGGGCGCGGCCCTCACCCGAATCCAGGACAAGTGTCGCGACACCCTCGAGAGGTGCATCCAGATCATCCGATCGAGTGACGATGCGAATGAATATGCTAAGTAAGGTCGACTCGGGGGGTGAGGAGTATTGTACATACCATTAAGCCATTCTATGTACTATATGTGTCATGTTTCCAGTACGTTCTGCCAATCTAATCGTTTCCCAGGCCATCCCTCGCCCCCGTCTTGGATCAGGGCTCTCTCTGGTATAACCCGCAGTTCTCTCAGCCTCATTCGCTTCGCCTTCCGTTTGGGGTCGTTGGGATTCAAAGGTTTCATGGCATCGAGCTCGGTATCGGAGGGTATGACCGAGTCCAGTGTTGGGCGGTCCgaaggatggtgaagaggacgaggagttgCTGTTCCTGATGCTTCTGTCCGAGACAGGGAGTAGAGATGTGTTCTGAGTAAGATCTGCTGTACAGCAAGTAGGGCTTTCGAAACAGCATGAGGGAGCGGGGGGAGATCGGATACGGACTCCGGGTTATTGAAATGGGCCAACACCATCGCGGAGAACAAGTCGCCCACACCGGAAAAATAACCTCGAATGGTCGGTAAAGCAAATGCCCACGTGTCCATCCTGTCATTCTCCCATGAACTTGCAAAGCAGACCAGCACTTCGTCTTCGGGTGCTCCTGACCCTACAGCGTCATACCATTGAGGTAGTGGGTCCGGCAATAGTCTGGTGTATGATGCTGGTGGGGGCGGCAGAGAAAGAGTGGAGACGAGGGATATGGGCAAGGGGATGGACGAGAAGGCAACATGAGGGAGAGAGTTTGCGGTGTGCAGTTGGTGTAATGCTGTGTGAAGGCTCGGGAGCGAGTTGATGACAATACCGGACAGTAACCTAATTCAACATCATTTAGCACCTTTCAGTACATACGTCCTCACTCTAACTCACTCTACTTCAAATTGATTAGGCGTGATCACTGTCGCTAGACTCAACATGTTCTTGTAGATAGGAACAACCTCCTTGGAGACGTATAGACCTGTACCCATGTCGCCCATAACCGCTACAAACGCGAAGTGAATACGATAAGCCA of Kwoniella shandongensis chromosome 3, complete sequence contains these proteins:
- a CDS encoding pyridoxal kinase, translated to MSTSTTLEQSRVLSIQSHVVSGYVGNRAATFPLQTLGYDVDVINTVQFSNHTGYGYVNGHKTTPEQLTSIFEGLITNGLVSHARILTGYVPGAEALEVVAKHIRKMKEANPDVTYVLDPVMGDMGTGLYVSKEVVPIYKNMLSLATVITPNQFEVELLSGIVINSLPSLHTALHQLHTANSLPHVAFSSIPLPISLVSTLSLPPPPASYTRLLPDPLPQWYDAVGSGAPEDEVLVCFASSWENDRMDTWAFALPTIRGYFSGVGDLFSAMVLAHFNNPESVSDLPPLPHAVSKALLAVQQILLRTHLYSLSRTEASGTATPRPLHHPSDRPTLDSVIPSDTELDAMKPLNPNDPKRKAKRMRLRELRVIPERALIQDGGEGWPGKRLDWQNVLET